The DNA window CTCAGGTCGCGGGCCTCCTCGAGTTCGCGCTCGAGTTCCCGGATCCGCTGGTCCTTCTTCTCCAGCTCCTGGCGGAGGTCGGCGAGCTCGGACTCGCGGCGCGCCTTCTCGTCGGAGATGGACTGGAGCTCCCCGACGAGGTCGCTCGAGACCGACTTGAGCTCCGGCCGCTCGAAGTCGTCGAGGCCGGGGGTCGCGCCCGCGTCGAACGTCTCCTTGCGGTGGAACTGGATCCGGCGGATCGACTCGTCCCAGTCGGTCATCAGGAACGCCTCGCCGTCGCCGAGGTCCTCCACGGCGCTCGCGTACTTCGAGCCCAGAATCCGCCCCACCACCTTCGTGTCGTTGTCCCAGGTGAGCCGGTGCCAGCAGAGCCAGTCGCACTGGGTGATGAAGTCCTTCTTCACGTCGGCGGGCCGCTGGCTGATCCCGACGATCCCGAGGCCGTGTTTCCGCCCGCGCTTGCCCACCTTGATCAGCATCTTGCCCGTCTCGTCCATCCCGCCGCCCTCCGGGATGTACTCGTGACACTCCTCGACGACGAGCAGAAACGGTTTCTTGAGGCGCTTCTCCTTGGCGAACAGCTGTTTGACCACTTCGAGAAGGAGCTCGTTGGCGGTGTCCTCCTCGAGGTACCCCGAGACGTCGAGGATGATCGGGACGTTCTGTTCCAACGCGAGGTTCGCGAGCTTCTCGGCGTGTTCCGGGGAGACGACGATGTCGCACTCGTCGTCCGCGCCGGCGTGGAGGATCTCGTACTCCTCCTTCAGGCCGTAGTACTCGCCGTCGGTGTCGACGATCATGACGGGAAAGCCGTTGTCGAGGAGGTTCTCGATGACGACGCTCGCGGTGTTGCTCTTGCCGGAGCCGCTCTTGCCGGTGATGAACGACCGGCCGGTGAGCACGTCGACGACCGGAAGCTCGACCGGCGACCCCGGATCCGCCGTCGCGTCGCCGCCGATCCCCTCGCTGACGTCCGCGACGTGGATCGTCTCCTGCTCGGTCATACCCGTGACAGGTAGCGCACCGGTGATAAAGCATCGCCCCGGCGGCGTCGACGAGCGGATCCCACGGGGGACCCGAACCCGCAACGACTTACACCCCGCCGATCGATCCCGGATCCATGCCCACGGTCCAGGACCTCATCGACCGGCTCGAGACGGAAGCGGCGGCGGACGCCGATCCGGATACCACCCCCGACGTGGGGATCATCATGGGGTCGGACTCCGACCTGCCCGTCATGGAGGGGGCGTACGACGCGCTCTCGGAGCTCGGGTTCGCGGAACAGACCGACTTCCACGACGCGCCCGACGCGCGGTTCACCTTCGAGAGCTACGTCGTCTCCGCACACCGGACGCCAGAACTCATGTACGCCTACGGCGAGACCGCCGCGGCCCGCGGGCTCGACGTGATCGTCGCGGGCGCGGGCGGGAAGTCGGCGGACCTCCCGAACATGACCGCCTCGATCGCGTACCCCATCCCCGTGATCGGCGTGCCGGTCCAGGAGAAGTCCGTCGACTCCGTGATCGGGATGCCCACCGGCGCGCCCATCGTCGCCGTCGACGCCGGCAAGTCGTTCAACGCCGCGCTCTCGGCCGCGCAGGTCCTCGCGCGCGAGCACGACGAGATCGAGGAGCGGCTGGTGGCGTAC is part of the Halorubrum aethiopicum genome and encodes:
- the purE gene encoding 5-(carboxyamino)imidazole ribonucleotide mutase encodes the protein MPTVQDLIDRLETEAAADADPDTTPDVGIIMGSDSDLPVMEGAYDALSELGFAEQTDFHDAPDARFTFESYVVSAHRTPELMYAYGETAAARGLDVIVAGAGGKSADLPNMTASIAYPIPVIGVPVQEKSVDSVIGMPTGAPIVAVDAGKSFNAALSAAQVLAREHDEIEERLVAYHEDLKGGVADVSADLHDLGIDGFRDR
- a CDS encoding ATP-binding protein, with protein sequence MTEQETIHVADVSEGIGGDATADPGSPVELPVVDVLTGRSFITGKSGSGKSNTASVVIENLLDNGFPVMIVDTDGEYYGLKEEYEILHAGADDECDIVVSPEHAEKLANLALEQNVPIILDVSGYLEEDTANELLLEVVKQLFAKEKRLKKPFLLVVEECHEYIPEGGGMDETGKMLIKVGKRGRKHGLGIVGISQRPADVKKDFITQCDWLCWHRLTWDNDTKVVGRILGSKYASAVEDLGDGEAFLMTDWDESIRRIQFHRKETFDAGATPGLDDFERPELKSVSSDLVGELQSISDEKARRESELADLRQELEKKDQRIRELERELEEARDLSSMADQFAQALLGKAEAPYRGGSGRSAAAEKRLDQSGLGEYDEEPIGGETTETTESAAVETGEEATGTAGEETPSAEVDGGGDGTDRAAESREEHAEAGDDGAPAADVDPVTRSDVAEGALRFDDAIELGTREAVIDELRGRIESLPELSRGMLRHYRREGVSDPVAAHIDAGGDGDAGHAYSRHRPIRKAGLIRHAGRGHYAYAVPDLIREAYADRLDEPAVRETVREVETAFVPPGERSYPPDATPEDLGERDDGSTGDGDRSAGTDRGDETARIDGEDGSLAGIGEAASDAEGSTDRPAESNLSEAARRLAERGRSGDE